A single genomic interval of Anaerolineales bacterium harbors:
- the recA gene encoding recombinase RecA — protein MAGEREDALEAAVSDITKRFGDGAVMRLGEAAHMTVESIPTGSLALDLALGVGGVPRGRVTEIFGPESSGKTTLCQHIVAEAQHRGGVCAFVDMEHALDPAYAARCGVDVDNLYISQPDMGEQALEITERLVRSGAVDVIVVDSVAALVPQAEIEGDMGDPHMGMQARLMSQALRKLSGAIKQTNTVVIFTNQLRQKIGVYFGNPETTTGGRALKFYASVRIDIRRAESIKQGQDIVGNRVRARVVKNKVAPPFKVAEFDIMYDEGISKAGGILDLAAEMEIIEKRGSYYSYGDQRLGQGRENAKLFIKENAELAQELESKIRTDAGLDSTGADFDRE, from the coding sequence ATGGCCGGTGAGCGGGAAGATGCGCTGGAAGCGGCCGTATCGGACATAACCAAGCGCTTTGGTGACGGGGCGGTTATGCGCTTGGGTGAAGCCGCACATATGACGGTCGAAAGTATTCCGACAGGGTCTTTGGCTCTGGATTTAGCGCTTGGTGTTGGTGGCGTGCCGCGCGGCCGCGTGACCGAAATCTTCGGCCCCGAATCCTCCGGAAAGACCACCCTTTGTCAACACATCGTAGCCGAAGCGCAGCACCGCGGGGGTGTTTGTGCCTTCGTGGACATGGAACATGCGCTCGACCCGGCGTATGCCGCACGCTGTGGCGTCGATGTGGACAATCTGTACATATCCCAACCGGATATGGGCGAGCAGGCGTTGGAGATCACGGAGCGGCTGGTGCGCAGCGGCGCAGTCGATGTCATCGTGGTGGACAGCGTGGCCGCACTCGTCCCGCAAGCGGAAATCGAAGGCGACATGGGGGATCCACACATGGGAATGCAGGCGCGGTTGATGAGCCAGGCGCTGCGCAAACTCAGCGGAGCGATCAAACAGACGAACACCGTGGTGATCTTCACCAATCAGTTGCGGCAGAAAATCGGTGTCTATTTCGGCAACCCCGAGACCACGACGGGCGGCAGGGCGCTGAAGTTTTACGCTTCGGTGAGGATCGATATCCGGCGCGCAGAAAGCATCAAACAAGGCCAGGATATCGTGGGCAATCGGGTTCGCGCCCGGGTCGTGAAAAACAAGGTCGCACCGCCCTTCAAGGTGGCGGAATTTGATATTATGTATGATGAAGGCATCTCGAAAGCCGGGGGAATTTTGGACCTGGCAGCGGAGATGGAAATCATCGAAAAACGCGGATCGTACTACTCGTATGGCGATCAGCGTTTGGGACAGGGAAGAGAGAACGCAAAGCTGTTTATCAAGGAGAATGCTGAATTGGCACAGGAGCTTGAATCCAAGATCCGCACGGATGCGGGCCTGGATTCCACCGGCGCAGATTTTGACCGGGAATAA
- a CDS encoding RecX family transcriptional regulator, translated as MGVITALKDQTKNRQRVNVYIDGSYSFAIDKVLANNLAVGNALSHDEIEAIKKEDVEERLFRRAQRLIGRRPRAERELRQRFERDEIPQDVQDAVVQRLKDRGLIDDHAFVEAWIENRQVFRPRSALALRTELRRKGVSNEIIEQHLADFDEERAAVAAARKGARRYRSMDRETFRKRLSRYLLRRGFGHSIVSPVVARIWRETAENGPESEETKWIQRG; from the coding sequence GTGGGTGTAATTACCGCCTTGAAAGATCAGACCAAGAATCGCCAGCGGGTCAACGTCTATATCGATGGCAGCTACAGTTTCGCCATCGACAAGGTGTTGGCAAACAATCTGGCGGTCGGGAATGCGTTATCGCACGACGAGATCGAGGCGATAAAGAAAGAGGACGTTGAAGAACGACTGTTCCGCCGCGCACAACGTTTGATCGGTCGCAGGCCGCGCGCAGAGCGTGAGCTGCGCCAGCGTTTCGAAAGAGACGAGATTCCCCAAGACGTGCAGGACGCAGTCGTGCAAAGGCTGAAAGATCGTGGTTTGATTGATGACCATGCTTTCGTCGAAGCTTGGATCGAGAACCGCCAGGTTTTTCGTCCGCGAAGTGCGCTGGCGCTTCGCACGGAACTGCGCCGGAAGGGTGTTTCGAACGAGATCATCGAACAACATCTGGCGGATTTCGACGAGGAACGAGCGGCGGTTGCGGCAGCACGCAAAGGCGCTCGCCGCTATCGATCCATGGACCGGGAGACGTTTCGGAAACGTCTCAGTCGATACCTGCTTCGGCGCGGTTTTGGACATTCAATCGTCTCCCCGGTTGTCGCACGAATTTGGCGTGAGACAGCCGAAAATGGACCCGAAAGTGAGGAAACAAAGTGGATACAACGTGGGTAA
- the rny gene encoding ribonuclease Y: MDTTWVIGVVVALAAGVLVGYILRHMQLERNVRGRQAEAQRILENARGDAKDIELAAKDLALEIRNAAEEEAKQRRSELSKEETRLTRRRASLDRRFEQIDKREQVLNKRQSSIDRRANELEKKYAETLAELERVSQMTQDEAKAQLLEEVEREARIDMVRIIRQIEEEAQVEGDRRARELIADAIQRVASDHVAEITVSVVPLPSDDMKGRIIGRNGRNIRAFEQAAGVDVVVDDTPEAVTISCFDSVRREVARRAMEKLVLDGRIHPAHIEKVVSQVREEVDRAIVEAGEEASFDAGVPGLHPEVIKKLGRLKFRTSYGQNQLAHAVETAQLAGIIAAELGANVDIAKAGGLLHDLGKSMDHEVEGTHAALGAEFCRRHNVPEQVVNIIASHHHEIEQDSVEAVIVESADAISGARPGARRESLEQYIKRIRALEEVASSFEGVEQSYALQAGREIRVIVIPEDIDDLEATRLARSVAKKIEEGMQYPGQIKVTVIRETRAVDYAK; this comes from the coding sequence GTGGATACAACGTGGGTAATTGGAGTCGTCGTCGCGTTGGCGGCGGGCGTACTCGTAGGATACATCTTGCGCCACATGCAGTTGGAAAGGAACGTAAGAGGTCGTCAGGCGGAAGCGCAGCGCATACTGGAAAATGCGCGCGGTGATGCGAAGGATATCGAGCTGGCCGCGAAAGATCTGGCCCTGGAAATCCGCAACGCAGCCGAAGAAGAGGCGAAACAACGGCGCTCCGAGTTATCGAAGGAGGAAACGCGTCTCACCCGACGGCGCGCAAGCCTCGATCGCCGCTTCGAACAAATCGACAAGCGAGAACAGGTGCTGAACAAACGCCAGAGTTCGATCGACCGCCGTGCCAATGAACTTGAAAAGAAATACGCCGAAACCCTCGCAGAACTGGAGCGCGTGTCCCAGATGACCCAGGATGAAGCCAAAGCTCAACTCCTGGAGGAAGTGGAGCGGGAGGCGCGCATCGATATGGTACGCATCATTCGCCAGATCGAGGAAGAAGCGCAGGTCGAAGGGGATCGCCGCGCACGGGAACTGATCGCCGACGCCATCCAACGTGTTGCTTCCGACCACGTGGCGGAAATCACGGTCTCTGTGGTGCCCTTGCCTTCGGACGATATGAAGGGTCGGATCATCGGGCGCAATGGGCGCAATATTCGTGCATTTGAACAAGCGGCCGGCGTGGATGTCGTCGTGGACGACACACCCGAGGCCGTCACGATTTCGTGTTTCGACTCGGTTCGCCGGGAAGTCGCCCGGCGCGCGATGGAAAAATTGGTGCTCGATGGGCGCATCCATCCCGCGCACATCGAGAAAGTCGTCAGCCAGGTTCGCGAAGAAGTGGATCGAGCCATCGTCGAAGCCGGTGAAGAAGCGAGTTTCGATGCCGGCGTGCCCGGTCTGCATCCGGAAGTGATCAAGAAGTTGGGGCGCTTGAAATTCCGCACCTCGTACGGACAGAACCAACTGGCGCACGCCGTCGAGACCGCACAACTGGCCGGAATCATCGCCGCAGAACTCGGCGCCAACGTCGACATCGCAAAAGCCGGCGGTTTGCTTCACGATCTGGGTAAATCGATGGATCACGAAGTGGAAGGCACCCACGCCGCGCTCGGCGCAGAATTTTGCCGCCGGCATAACGTGCCCGAACAGGTCGTCAACATCATCGCTTCCCATCACCACGAGATCGAACAGGATTCGGTCGAGGCCGTGATCGTCGAATCGGCGGATGCCATCAGCGGCGCAAGGCCCGGTGCACGCCGGGAAAGCCTGGAGCAGTACATCAAACGCATTCGAGCACTGGAGGAAGTGGCCAGTTCCTTCGAAGGCGTCGAGCAGAGCTACGCGCTGCAAGCAGGACGCGAGATCCGCGTGATCGTGATCCCCGAGGATATCGACGATCTCGAAGCGACGCGGCTCGCCCGATCTGTGGCGAAAAAGATCGAGGAGGGGATGCAGTACCCCGGTCAAATCAAGGTTACCGTGATTCGGGAGACGCGTGCCGTCGATTACGCAAAATAA
- a CDS encoding response regulator, with protein MAARILVVDDDPDTLKLVELTLKTAGHHVELASDGDAGYDLIRKGSFDLILLDVMMPDVSGFDVMQRLNNDSKPYPPVVIFTARNRPEDQETGFRLGARNYIIKPVTRGQLLDIIQDIIKPEV; from the coding sequence ATGGCAGCTCGTATCCTGGTCGTCGATGACGATCCAGACACGTTGAAGCTCGTCGAACTGACGTTGAAGACGGCAGGTCACCACGTTGAATTGGCCTCCGATGGCGACGCAGGTTATGATCTCATCCGCAAAGGTTCATTCGACCTGATCTTGTTGGACGTGATGATGCCCGACGTCTCCGGTTTCGACGTTATGCAGCGCCTCAACAATGATTCCAAACCCTATCCCCCGGTCGTGATCTTCACTGCACGTAACCGCCCGGAGGATCAGGAGACTGGTTTCCGCCTCGGTGCTCGCAACTACATCATCAAGCCCGTCACCCGGGGTCAACTGCTGGATATCATCCAGGACATCATCAAGCCGGAAGTGTGA
- a CDS encoding dihydrolipoamide acetyltransferase family protein has protein sequence MAEVVNMPKLGFDMAEGVLVRWVVGEGETIEKGQVIAEIETDKATVEVESMASGVILKQLVSEGTSTPVGKPIAIVGKAGEDIDALVEAPEQKSAEQPETEHKVKEPEAVQRAAETGGNGHLPDGVRASPVARRMAADYGIDIANLSGSGPRGRIVKQDIEEAIASSGRPSTRPLPAAGETVRIPLSKLRATIGRRMVAAKQELPHFYLTIDIDTAPLMTMRSEMNEILPEEDKLSVNDFIVKAAALALREFPNLNASLDKGEIVRHGEINIGVAVAVEDGLLTAVVNNADAKSIPSISGEVRTMVARIREGKVRPQDIEGSTFTVSNLGMFGIDRFVAIINPPEAAILAVGSVRETPVVEDGNIVPGSRLQCTLSADHRITDGAEAARWMQIFRKYMEQPLRLLPIE, from the coding sequence ATGGCTGAAGTCGTAAACATGCCCAAGCTTGGTTTCGATATGGCGGAAGGCGTCCTGGTACGCTGGGTCGTTGGAGAAGGCGAAACGATCGAAAAAGGACAGGTAATCGCCGAGATCGAAACCGACAAGGCGACCGTCGAAGTTGAATCGATGGCGAGCGGCGTGATCCTCAAGCAGCTCGTCAGCGAGGGAACCTCCACTCCCGTGGGCAAACCGATCGCCATCGTCGGGAAAGCCGGCGAAGATATCGATGCGCTCGTCGAAGCGCCGGAGCAGAAATCCGCCGAGCAGCCCGAAACCGAGCATAAGGTTAAAGAGCCCGAAGCGGTGCAACGCGCAGCGGAAACCGGCGGGAATGGGCATCTTCCTGACGGCGTGCGCGCTTCACCCGTCGCCCGCCGCATGGCCGCGGATTACGGCATCGACATCGCAAACCTTTCCGGCTCCGGCCCGAGGGGCCGGATCGTCAAGCAGGACATCGAGGAGGCGATCGCTTCATCGGGCCGTCCTTCGACGAGACCCTTGCCGGCCGCGGGAGAAACCGTACGTATTCCACTGAGCAAATTACGCGCCACCATCGGGCGCCGCATGGTCGCTGCCAAACAAGAGCTTCCACATTTCTATCTCACCATCGACATCGACACGGCGCCGCTGATGACCATGCGGTCCGAGATGAACGAGATTCTACCGGAGGAGGACAAGCTTTCGGTGAACGACTTCATCGTGAAAGCTGCGGCGCTTGCGCTGCGGGAATTTCCCAACCTCAACGCCTCCCTGGATAAAGGCGAAATCGTGCGGCACGGAGAGATCAACATCGGTGTAGCCGTCGCCGTCGAAGACGGTCTGCTGACTGCAGTAGTCAACAACGCAGATGCGAAGTCGATCCCCTCGATATCCGGCGAGGTCCGCACGATGGTTGCCAGGATACGCGAGGGGAAAGTACGCCCGCAGGACATCGAAGGCTCGACATTCACCGTCTCCAACCTGGGCATGTTCGGCATCGACCGCTTCGTCGCCATCATCAACCCGCCGGAAGCCGCCATTCTCGCCGTGGGCAGCGTGCGGGAAACGCCCGTCGTGGAGGACGGAAACATCGTTCCCGGATCGCGCCTGCAGTGTACGCTTTCGGCGGATCACCGCATCACGGACGGCGCCGAAGCCGCTCGTTGGATGCAGATTTTTCGAAAGTACATGGAGCAGCCCCTGCGGCTGCTGCCCATCGAGTAA
- a CDS encoding alpha-ketoacid dehydrogenase subunit beta, translated as MAEMTMREAISQALWEEMERDENVFIMGEEVGVWGGTYAVTRGFYDHFGAERVRDTPIAEGVIIGAANGAAMAGLRPVAELMTINFAFLAMDQIVNQAAKLHSMFGGQLTVPIVIRTVSGGGRQLGATHSQTPDVVFAHFPGLKVVAPGMPRDAKGLLKSAIRSDDPVMFIEHATLYQMRGEVPEEEYLEPIGVSKVQREGDAVTLVAYSKGLQLSLQAAEELAKDNVEVEVVDLRSLRPLDMGPAVESFKRTNRCVIVEEGWKSFGVGAEVAARLYDEAFDYADAPIKRIAQKEVPLPYNRELEQMALPQVVDIVDAVKEVL; from the coding sequence ATGGCCGAAATGACGATGCGTGAAGCCATATCACAGGCGCTCTGGGAAGAAATGGAACGCGACGAGAACGTATTCATCATGGGTGAGGAAGTGGGTGTATGGGGGGGCACGTACGCCGTGACGCGCGGTTTTTACGATCATTTTGGTGCCGAACGCGTGCGGGACACCCCCATCGCCGAAGGAGTCATCATCGGCGCCGCGAACGGCGCCGCGATGGCCGGATTACGTCCGGTCGCCGAGCTGATGACGATCAACTTCGCATTTCTCGCCATGGATCAGATCGTAAACCAGGCCGCCAAGCTGCACAGCATGTTCGGCGGGCAGCTCACCGTCCCGATCGTGATCCGCACCGTCAGCGGCGGCGGACGCCAGCTTGGTGCAACCCACAGCCAGACCCCGGATGTCGTCTTCGCGCATTTCCCCGGCCTGAAGGTCGTCGCTCCGGGAATGCCGCGGGATGCAAAGGGACTGTTGAAATCCGCTATCCGCAGCGACGATCCGGTTATGTTCATCGAGCACGCAACACTCTACCAGATGCGCGGCGAGGTGCCCGAGGAAGAATATCTCGAACCCATCGGAGTCTCGAAAGTCCAGCGCGAAGGCGACGCCGTCACGCTGGTGGCGTACTCCAAGGGTTTGCAATTATCATTGCAAGCTGCAGAAGAACTCGCAAAGGACAATGTAGAGGTGGAAGTCGTCGATTTGCGCTCGCTGCGACCTCTCGATATGGGACCGGCGGTCGAGTCGTTCAAACGGACCAACCGCTGCGTGATTGTGGAGGAGGGGTGGAAATCATTCGGCGTCGGCGCCGAAGTGGCCGCGCGGCTCTACGACGAAGCCTTCGATTACGCCGATGCACCGATCAAGCGCATCGCGCAAAAAGAAGTGCCCTTGCCCTACAACCGCGAATTGGAACAGATGGCCCTGCCTCAGGTGGTTGACATCGTGGACGCTGTGAAAGAGGTGTTGTGA
- the pdhA gene encoding pyruvate dehydrogenase (acetyl-transferring) E1 component subunit alpha yields MDKKEHLQLYHEMVTVRRLEEKAAELYQQGKIGGFLHLYIGEEAVGCGVVSVRKPQDRVITAYRDHGIAIACGMEAKTVMAELLGKVTGCSKGKGGSMHLADVDLNFWGGHAIVGAHLPLAAGMALADKHRGSDAVTICFFGDGATNIGYFHEALNLSKVWQLPVLWVCENNQYGMGTAVDRASAVSEIRQKAEGYNMPNARADGMDIIEVRRAAQDALEQVRQNGPFLLEVVTYRFRGHSMGDPERYRESEEVQKWTEDDPIGVYRRYLIKKKIATDKALDAEEDKVNEEIQKAVQFAESSADPGPEALFENVYVEEV; encoded by the coding sequence ATGGATAAAAAAGAACATCTGCAGCTCTACCACGAGATGGTCACGGTGCGTCGTCTCGAAGAGAAAGCCGCTGAACTTTACCAGCAGGGAAAGATCGGTGGATTCTTGCATCTCTACATCGGGGAGGAAGCCGTTGGATGCGGCGTTGTTTCCGTCCGAAAACCGCAGGACCGTGTCATCACGGCGTACCGGGATCATGGGATTGCCATCGCCTGCGGAATGGAAGCGAAAACCGTGATGGCCGAACTGCTCGGTAAAGTCACGGGCTGCTCGAAGGGTAAAGGCGGATCGATGCATCTCGCCGACGTCGACTTGAACTTCTGGGGCGGTCACGCCATAGTCGGCGCGCATCTTCCCTTGGCAGCCGGCATGGCGCTGGCAGACAAACACCGCGGTTCGGACGCAGTCACGATTTGTTTTTTCGGAGACGGCGCCACGAACATCGGGTATTTCCACGAAGCGTTGAATCTCTCCAAAGTATGGCAGCTGCCGGTGCTGTGGGTTTGTGAAAACAACCAATACGGCATGGGCACGGCCGTCGATCGAGCCTCGGCGGTCAGCGAAATCCGCCAGAAAGCAGAAGGCTACAACATGCCCAACGCTCGCGCGGACGGCATGGACATCATCGAAGTGCGCCGGGCCGCGCAGGACGCGTTGGAGCAGGTTCGCCAGAACGGACCTTTTCTTCTGGAGGTCGTCACCTACCGTTTCCGAGGTCACTCCATGGGGGACCCCGAGCGCTACCGCGAGAGCGAAGAGGTTCAGAAATGGACGGAGGACGACCCTATCGGCGTCTATCGACGCTATCTGATCAAGAAGAAGATCGCCACGGACAAGGCGCTCGACGCCGAAGAGGATAAAGTGAACGAGGAAATACAGAAAGCCGTGCAATTTGCAGAATCGAGCGCAGATCCTGGACCGGAAGCGCTGTTCGAAAACGTTTACGTGGAAGAGGTGTGA
- a CDS encoding FxLYD domain-containing protein, giving the protein MKRSATFILAAIIFLVPSCGTAPWDSLTASPTETTSTHSDADTTSSASQTPEPQILIDTPQILKDRESGTVVVGSVRNDSDQDFGEISLEVSLLDINGDMLGSQHVSPLLRHLAPGEDSPYAARFEAADGIASAEVELLHFTTASFDRASVAFQETKAFTTQDGEYAVLGTVSNPSDEPLTLHDFGILLEDDSGAIIDLSRWAAGPANLMPEEASPVLLLFDTPPGAGEREIYADATVTRSIAPVELTFTREPSLEFTDQGLPFVLGEIHNDAGYFRWVRLLIAAYHAGELLSCTVTSFPVPIQPDENRAFLESRLPGLVANAESQGIPLEDVEIQVRIELDLSRSFDETPVPLAIEIDRYQSVGSSLLLHGTIINTAESIIKQPTVIGTLRTTTGELVSAGWSIAADTLAPAETLDFVLPLTLPQNTDIVMSEFDLQAVGFYP; this is encoded by the coding sequence ATGAAACGATCCGCAACCTTCATCCTGGCTGCAATAATCTTTCTCGTGCCATCCTGCGGCACAGCTCCTTGGGACAGCCTGACGGCCTCTCCGACTGAAACGACATCCACACACAGCGATGCGGATACCACGTCTTCCGCATCACAAACCCCCGAGCCGCAAATTCTGATCGATACGCCGCAGATCCTAAAAGACCGGGAATCGGGAACCGTCGTCGTGGGCAGCGTTCGCAACGATTCGGATCAGGACTTCGGCGAAATCTCGCTGGAGGTTTCACTTCTGGATATCAACGGGGATATGCTCGGCAGCCAACACGTCTCTCCCCTGCTCAGACACCTCGCTCCCGGCGAAGATTCACCTTATGCTGCTCGTTTTGAAGCTGCCGATGGAATCGCTTCGGCAGAGGTCGAGCTCCTCCATTTCACGACTGCTTCCTTCGACCGCGCCTCCGTTGCGTTCCAGGAAACCAAAGCCTTCACGACGCAAGACGGAGAGTATGCGGTCTTGGGAACGGTCAGCAATCCTTCCGACGAGCCACTGACTCTGCACGACTTCGGAATATTGTTGGAAGACGACTCCGGCGCGATCATCGACCTCTCCAGGTGGGCCGCTGGACCTGCGAACCTGATGCCCGAGGAAGCCTCACCCGTATTGCTTCTGTTTGATACGCCACCAGGCGCCGGCGAACGTGAAATCTACGCGGATGCGACGGTCACTCGTTCTATCGCACCGGTTGAGTTGACTTTCACGCGTGAGCCCTCCCTCGAATTTACCGACCAGGGTCTTCCTTTCGTGCTCGGTGAAATCCACAACGACGCCGGCTACTTTCGCTGGGTGAGGCTGCTGATCGCCGCATATCACGCGGGCGAACTTCTTTCCTGCACGGTCACAAGCTTTCCCGTTCCGATTCAACCCGATGAAAATCGAGCCTTCCTGGAAAGTCGCCTTCCGGGTCTCGTCGCAAACGCGGAAAGCCAGGGAATTCCGCTGGAAGACGTCGAGATCCAGGTCCGCATCGAACTCGATTTATCCCGCAGCTTCGATGAAACGCCCGTTCCGCTTGCGATCGAAATCGATCGTTATCAATCCGTCGGAAGTTCACTCCTGCTGCACGGTACGATCATCAACACCGCAGAAAGCATCATCAAGCAGCCGACCGTAATTGGGACCTTGCGAACGACCACAGGCGAACTGGTGAGCGCCGGATGGTCAATCGCCGCCGACACGCTGGCACCCGCTGAAACGCTGGACTTCGTCCTGCCGCTGACCCTGCCGCAGAACACGGACATCGTGATGAGTGAATTCGATCTCCAGGCCGTTGGCTTCTACCCGTAG
- a CDS encoding S49 family peptidase, with the protein MNDAAAHEYWKNPRTILLFLILPLLVGSAFSFVVPRPQIGIIRLNDAIYFESADALIQQIEHAREDAQIRAVLLVLNTPGGTVVDTEAVYLELIRLQARKPVVVYVQGMAASGGYYLSTAANEIYSGPSSVIGNVGVIVTLPEDPFIIEDIVTTGPYKMTGTGRDTTLREIDVIKQGFFQAVVLGRGERLKLDIEGLLSGRTWMASEALQYGLIDGLSSFSEALDRTARLAKIWHYEAVELLDRIDYPVSYDFGFFSETEEGVTTPLPKKAGIYLLYVPPSARRLP; encoded by the coding sequence ATGAACGATGCAGCGGCTCATGAATATTGGAAAAACCCGCGTACCATTCTGCTCTTCCTGATACTGCCCTTGCTCGTTGGAAGCGCATTTTCGTTCGTCGTTCCCCGTCCCCAGATCGGAATAATCCGCTTGAACGACGCCATCTACTTCGAAAGCGCGGACGCACTGATCCAGCAAATCGAACATGCCCGGGAGGATGCGCAAATTCGCGCCGTCCTTCTGGTACTCAACACACCGGGCGGCACGGTCGTCGATACGGAAGCGGTCTACCTGGAACTGATCCGTTTGCAGGCGCGAAAACCCGTTGTCGTTTACGTCCAGGGCATGGCCGCAAGCGGCGGCTATTACCTTTCCACCGCAGCGAACGAGATCTACTCCGGACCGTCCTCCGTTATCGGCAACGTGGGCGTCATCGTGACGCTTCCGGAAGATCCGTTCATCATCGAAGACATCGTTACCACCGGACCCTATAAAATGACCGGTACCGGGCGCGATACAACGCTGCGTGAAATCGACGTCATCAAGCAGGGTTTTTTCCAGGCCGTGGTTTTAGGCCGCGGCGAACGCTTGAAACTCGACATCGAAGGTTTGCTCAGCGGACGGACCTGGATGGCGAGCGAAGCACTGCAGTATGGGCTGATCGACGGCCTGAGTTCTTTCAGTGAAGCCCTCGATCGCACCGCCCGCCTGGCCAAAATCTGGCATTACGAAGCCGTCGAACTGCTGGACAGAATCGATTATCCTGTTTCGTACGACTTCGGTTTTTTCTCAGAGACTGAGGAAGGCGTTACCACGCCTTTACCCAAAAAAGCGGGGATCTACCTACTCTACGTTCCACCCTCCGCAAGGAGGCTGCCATGA
- a CDS encoding TrpB-like pyridoxal phosphate-dependent enzyme produces the protein MSESTKFVLTDNDIPKEWYNINPDMPLSPGPVLHPVTKEPVTPEFLSVLFPMRFIGEAVSMERYIEIPEPVREIYKLWRPTPLIRARRLEKVLDTPAHIYYKYEGVCPVGSHKLNTAIAQAFYAKEEGVKGFTTETGAGQWGTALSLACNMFDLDCEVYMVRVSYDQKPYRRIIMETYGANVTPSPSEKTKFGKSILAEDPESRGSLGIAISEAVEAAVASEGKYKYSLGSVLGPVLMHQSVIGLEALKQFEMAGEYPDVVIGCVGGGSNYAGFAFPFLHEKFENGKDTRFIAVEPKACPTLTKGLYTFDYGDSAKMAPIVKMHTLGHSFVPPGIHAGGLRYHGMAPHICALHAHGDIDAVAIDQICTFETGVQFARAEGIVPAPESAHAVRVAVEEALRCKEEGTERVIAFNLSGHGLLDLAANDAYLHNQLQDYDYPMEKIEEAMKDLPQVEFEE, from the coding sequence ATGAGTGAGTCTACGAAATTTGTACTTACGGACAACGATATCCCCAAGGAATGGTACAACATCAACCCGGACATGCCGCTGTCGCCAGGCCCGGTGCTTCACCCCGTGACCAAAGAACCCGTCACGCCTGAATTTCTGTCGGTGCTGTTCCCCATGCGCTTCATCGGTGAGGCGGTGAGTATGGAGCGCTACATCGAGATTCCGGAGCCCGTGCGTGAAATCTATAAACTCTGGCGGCCGACGCCGCTCATCCGCGCCCGGCGGTTGGAGAAGGTGCTGGATACGCCGGCGCACATTTACTATAAATATGAAGGGGTTTGCCCGGTCGGATCACACAAGCTCAATACCGCCATAGCACAGGCCTTTTATGCCAAAGAGGAAGGTGTGAAAGGGTTTACTACTGAAACGGGCGCCGGACAATGGGGAACCGCCCTCTCGTTGGCCTGCAATATGTTCGACCTGGACTGTGAAGTATACATGGTTCGAGTCTCTTACGATCAAAAACCCTATCGCCGCATCATCATGGAGACCTACGGCGCCAACGTAACACCCAGTCCGTCGGAAAAGACGAAGTTCGGCAAATCGATTCTGGCGGAAGATCCCGAAAGCAGGGGCTCGTTGGGAATCGCCATATCGGAGGCGGTCGAAGCGGCCGTCGCTTCGGAAGGCAAATACAAATACTCCCTGGGCTCGGTTCTCGGCCCCGTGCTCATGCACCAATCGGTGATCGGATTGGAGGCCTTGAAGCAGTTCGAAATGGCGGGCGAATATCCGGACGTGGTGATCGGCTGCGTTGGCGGCGGTAGCAACTATGCAGGATTCGCATTCCCCTTCCTGCACGAAAAATTCGAGAACGGCAAGGATACACGCTTCATCGCCGTCGAGCCAAAAGCCTGTCCCACACTCACCAAGGGACTCTATACCTTCGACTACGGCGATTCGGCCAAAATGGCCCCCATCGTCAAAATGCACACCCTCGGCCATTCCTTCGTGCCGCCGGGTATCCATGCCGGTGGGCTGCGCTATCATGGAATGGCGCCCCACATCTGTGCACTGCACGCCCATGGTGACATCGACGCCGTCGCCATCGATCAGATTTGCACATTCGAAACCGGTGTGCAGTTTGCCCGGGCGGAAGGTATCGTTCCCGCTCCCGAGTCGGCGCACGCCGTACGCGTGGCCGTCGAGGAAGCGTTACGCTGCAAGGAAGAGGGCACCGAGCGCGTGATCGCTTTCAACCTCTCCGGCCATGGACTTCTGGATCTTGCTGCAAACGACGCCTATCTTCACAATCAACTCCAAGACTACGATTATCCCATGGAGAAGATCGAAGAAGCGATGAAAGATCTTCCCCAGGTCGAATTCGAAGAATAA